The following nucleotide sequence is from Pedobacter sp. PACM 27299.
GCCAATGCTCAACCAGAATAAAATCATTGTCTCCCTGATCAATATCGAAAGAGAAACTGCAAAAGCGTATCACATCAGAAATCATCCAGTAAGTAATGGCAGCTTCGTAAATATAAACCCTGCAGAAAGGTTCAATTTGGATATTCTTATGAGTGCTAATTTTGATGATTACAGTGAAAGCTTGAAATTTTTGAACGCAGTGATTCTATTTTTCCAGGTGAATACTTCTTTATCCGTCAATAACTCTTCCGCATTTCCAATTGGCCTGGATAAGTTGGAATTTGATATTGAAAAACTTACTTATCAGCAGATGCATAGTCTTTGGACCGCAATGGGTGCTAAATATCAGCCATCTGTGGTCTATAAAATGAGGCTGTTGACGATTCAAGGTTTCGAATCGGATGGATTTGCAACTTCAGTTTCTACAATGGTTAATCAGGTCACACAATGATAGCGGCATATCAGCGCCTTTTCCAGTTGGACGTGTTCCATACTTATTTTCAAAAGGATATTTGTCGTTGTCTGGAGTTTAATGCTGCTTCAGAAACATTGCGCCTGATGGAAAGGTTTCGTTTTCTCATCAGGAGGCAGATCAATGGAATTGGCTTTTATACAAATGGAAGTCAGAGCACAGAACAGCTGCTGAACTATATTGAAAACGCCACCGGACAGGATGCTTTTTGTTTTGAGATCAGAACCAATGATCCCGACTTTAATTTTTTCACTGAACTGCCGACTAACTGGGTGGGTCAGCTGCTGTACGATAGCAGTATTATTACTGTAATCGATGATGATCAGGTCCTGTTGAGTCAACAGTTGTCAAGTCATGCCGGAACCCTGTGCATGGGGAAAGTAACCCTTCGTTTTGCAGATATCCTGAAATTCAGTGGCCCAGCGGGATTTGCCAACTTTAGGATCCAATACCAGTCAAGAGCTACGCAATGGCAGTATTTTGTCATCAACAGAAGTGCTGTTTCACTAGATGACCCAGGTATTTCAGGGAAAGAACAGATTGATTTTCTAGGGCCTGATCAGGTGGTTACTGCTGCAGGAGAGACTGCCTTACTGTTCTCTTCAGGGAGTAGCCTGATTCCCTTGAAGGAAGTACCTATACACAAATTTGATCTGATCAATCGTCCGGCAAGCGGCAGCAGCAATGTCAGGCCACAGGTCGTCATTAAAGGACTTCCAACGCCTACTCCCGAATGGATAGGAAAAGGAATGGATAAAAAGAAGGAATACATTTCTTCCCCAATGTATGTTTATTTATAAACCAATAACAGCTAAAAAATAAGTCATGATTGAATCAAACATTAAGTCACCCGGTGTTTACATCAACGAACAAAATGCCTTCCCCAATAGCGTAGTCTCTGTGGCTACTGCTGTTCCGGCGTTTATAGGTTACACTCCCCAGGCGGTATACAATGGGAAATCGTATGTCAATGTGGCACATCGGATTACATCCTTTGCCGAATTCCAGTCCATTTACTGTTACCCGAACCCTGCACCTCCAGCAAGTCCGGCAATTCAATATAATCCGGAGTATTACCTGGTACAGCAGAAAAGTCAGCCGGTAGACAGCGGGTATATGATCATCAACAATTCCTTTTATTCTATCCTACCAGATCCCAATACTATTTATTACATGTACAATAGCATTCAACTGTTTTATCAGAACGGAGGAGGAGAAGCTTACATTGTTTCGGTAGGAACTTACGGGCGGCCGTCCGGACAGTCAATTGGCGTTGGAGAGCAGATTATTAACCCCAATGTCATGTTGTCACAGCTGCAGAGTGGACTCGCATTGCTGCTGAATGAGCAGGAGCCAACGATGTACATTTGCCCTGAAGCAACCCTGCTTTCCCCTTCAGAAAACTCAACATTGATGAAGAGCATGCTGGAGCAAAGCCAGACTATGCAGACGGCAATTTGTGTTTTTGATTTGATTGGTGGGCGGAATCCTAATCCTTTAACTTATTCTGACGACATCGATGCCTTCAGAGAGGCTACTGGTCAACAGGGATTGGACTATGGAACGGCTTATTATCCTTTTATTGGGACGACAATTATGGAGAGTACGGATATGAATTACACAAATCTTTTTGGAGGAGATGTTCAGCCGCTGGATCCGTTGCTCAATCCACCATCTAATCCCAATCCAACCGCAGCTACCATCTTACACAATATTGAAAACCCTCCGGGAGCCCCTTTAACGGTATCACAATACAACAACGCATTGATTAATGCCAGTAAGGTTTACGCGACCATCATTAAAAACGTGCTGGCAGAAGCGAATGTGCTTCCTGCAAGTTCTGGGATGGCAGGTGTGATGACCACGGTAGACGATCAGGAAGGAGTGTGGCAGGCCCCAGCCAATACCTCTATTGTTAGTGCAGTTTCACTTCCGATCAATTTATCAGAAAGCCAGCAGGGAAACCTCAACGTAGATCCGGTTTCAGGTAAATCGATCAATGCGATCCGGTTTTTTAACGGCATTGGAATCCTGGTATGGGGGGCCAGAACGCTAGATGGCAACAGTCAGGACTGGAGGTACATCTCCGTGAGGAGAACCATGATCATGATTGAGCAATCCTGTAAGCTAGCTTCACAATCGTATGTTTTTCAACCCAATGTAAAGAACACCTGGGAAGCGGTAAAGGCGATGATCAGTAGTTTTCTGAATACCATCTGGAAAGAAGGCGGGCTTCAGGGGGCATCGGCTGCAGATGCTTTTTCCGTAGAATGTGGTTTAGGAACGACCATGACTTCTGATGATATTCTGGATGGTTTTATGAATGTGACGGTTAAAGTTGCTGTAGTCCGTCCGGCGGAGTTTATCGTGCTTACTTTCCAGCAGGAAATGCCAGTTTCAAGTTAACAGATGTATTTATTATAATTTTTAAAAAACAATATTATGGCAGATGATGGAAGCGCACAAGGCGCAACATGGCCCATGCCCAAATTCAGATTTGAAGTGGACCTTGGAACAGAATTAAAAGGCGTAGGATTTCAGGAAGTATCTGGAATGGATGTCGAAAATCAGGTGATAGAATACCGTAAAAGCAATAGCCCGCTTTTCTCTCCGGAGAAAATGCCAGGCTTGGTGAAATATGGTAACGTGACCATGAAAAGGGGCATTTTTGTGAATGATAATGTCTTCTGGGACTGGCATGCAGAGATTAAGATGAACCTGATCAAAAGAAGAACGGTACTGATTAAATTGTTGGATGAAGGCGGTAATGTGACCATGCAATGGCAGCTAGACAATGCCTGGCCAACAAAAATTAGCAGTACCGATCTGAAATCTGAAGGAAATGAAGTGGCAATTGATACGCTTGAAATCGCACATGAACAATTAACAATTACCAATGGCAAGTAATAATTATCCATTAGGATTTTATTTCATGCTGTCTTTAAAGGGAGATGATGCTGCCTTTCAGGAGGTATCCGGACTTTCTAAAGAACTTGGGATTGAAGAAGTCGTTTCTGGTGGGGAAAACCGGTTTAAATACAGGCTCCCCACCACTTCCTCCAGTCAGAACCTGGTGCTCAAAAGGGCCTTGGTTCCGGGCGGTTCCGATCTGGTAGATTGGTGTATCACCTGTATTGATGGCGGACTGGGCTCGGCCATTCAGACAAACGATGTTTCGCTGAGCCTGCTGGATGCCAGTGGCGACATTCTGGTGATGTGGACCTTTCATAAGGCTTATCCGATTAAATATTCGGTGTCAGATTTGAAATCACAGGAGAATGCGATCGTCATTGAATCCATGGAATTGGCCTACACTTATTTTGATATCTCAGAAAGTACAAATGTTTCTAACCTATATGATTAATGCTTATGGCTATTGAAATCAGAGAACTCATTATCAAAACGGAAATATCTGTAGGTGACCGGAATTATCTGTCTGGTATTAAGGAAGAAGACCTTAGGCAGTTGAAGAAACAGATTATGGAGGAATGCCGGAAGATCATTGCAGAGCGAACTAAAAAAACGAGTTACAAACGATAAATAGGAACAAATGGGAAGCCTGGAACCAATGAAGATTACCGGTTATACGGATGAACAATTTACCAAACGTTTTCCTGGAGCTCCATACCTGATGATGCTTAATCCTGAGTCGATTAAATGGCAGCGCAGCATTGAGTACAATCAGCAGCAGGCACCGGATTCGAGTGCTCCTTCACAGCGCTATAAGAGTACACCAAGCGATAAGCTGAGCTTTGATGTGGTGATCGACTGTACCGGAATTGTTGATCCGAAGCGGATCAATATGGCGAAAGAGATCAGCACTTTAGAACAGATTATTTTTACCTATAATGGCACAATTCACCGCCCTAATTTTGTGAAGGTGCAATGGGGTAAGGATTTGGTGTTTAATGGTGTGCTGACCTCTTTTGATATTTCCTACACCTTGTTTCGTCCGGATGGAAGTCCGCTAAGGGCAAAGATTTCCCTTGGATTCGGACAGTATATCGCTCCGCAGACGGTAAAAATACAAGACCAGGATGAATCCCCGGATATCAGTCATCTTGTGAGCGTTGTAGAGGGGCTCACTTTACCAGAGTTGTGTGAAAAGATCTGGAATGAAGAAAATTATTATATCCAGGCTGCACGTTACAATGACCTCAATAAGTTTCGAAACTTAAAGGGAGTCGAAAAACTGATTTTTCCACCTATAATTCCTAAAGTATAATGCCATCATCATCCAGCAATAGCGCGAACGGCAGTTTAGCCACCTATACCATAAAAGTGGCGGGAAATACGATTCCAGACGAACTGAGCGTGCTCTCTGTCCACATAGAGAAAAAAGTAAACCGCATTTCCTCTGCCAGGATCATGATCCTGGATGGGGAACCAAATACCGGAACATTTGAAGCGAGTTCTTCTTCGTTTTTTGTTCCTGGCAACGTCATCAGCATTGAGGCTGGGTATGACTCGGCCAATACTGTACTTTTTAAAGGGATCATTACCCGACAGTCCATTCAGATCGACAATATTATCGGTTCCGCATTGGAAGTAGAATGCCGGGACGAGGCCATAAAAATGATAGTGGGTAGAAAGAGCCTTACTTTTTCTCAAAAAAAAGACAGTGAAGTCATTTCTTCCATCATCAACAGTTACATTGGATTATCTGCCGAGGTCAGTGAAACGACTACGGTATGGCCGGAGCAAGTGCAATTTTATGTAACAGACTGGGATTTTATACTGTCGCTTTCAGAAATGAACGGCTTGATTGTGACCACCCTGAATGGGAAGGTTTCCGTCTTTGAGCCTGGAGCGAAACCAGATCCCGTAATGACCATCGGTTATGGCAGTGGATTGATAGAGTTCAGGGCAGACATGAATGCGGTGACACAGCTGGAAAGTGTGAAATCGAGTTCATGGGATTATAAAAACCAGATGGTAGCCAGTGCTACAGCACCAAATAACTATGCTGGCCCTGGAAATATTTCTTCGAAAACATTAGCTGAAGTTTTGGGCTTGCGGGAATATCAAATTCAGACCACAGCCCCTGTAGCAGCAGAAGAACTGGCTAATTGGGCCAAGGCACAGATGCTCAAAACGGAGTATGCAAAGATACAAGGAGAAGCTAAGTTTCAGGGTACGAGTTTGGTAGATCCGGGTAAATACATTACTCTGAATGGTCTTGGCAGCAGATTTAATGGTAATTACCTGATTTCTGGGGTAAACCAGGAGCTGTCTGAGGGAAATTGGATTACCGAGATTTCTATTGGAATGTCGCCGCTTTGGTTTATGGAAGAACCTGATGTAATGGCTCCGGCTGCTTCAGGGATGCTGCCGGGGGTACGCGGTTTATTTAACGGAACAGTTAAAAAGATCTACGATGATCCGGAATCACAATACAGGATTTTGGTAGATGTGCCGCTGTTTGACCAGACTGGACAGGGAATCTGGGCCAGACTTGCCAATTTTTATTCGACCAGTGGTGCCGGTGCATTTTTTTTGCCCGAAGTGGGAGATGAAGTGGTACTTGGATTTTTAAACGAAGATCCGCGTAATCCGGTCATCCTTGGGAGCATGTACAGCAATCCAAAGCGGAAACCATATCAAGGTCTCCAACCCAACGAAAAAAATTCCATCAAGGCCATTGTCTCCAAGTCAAACCTTAGTATTGAATTTGACGATGAGAAAAAGGTGCTGACCATCGAAACGCCAGATAAAAACACGATGATCTTTAGTGATCAGGATAAAAAAATTACGATTAAAGATGAACATTCAAACAGCATTGAGCTGTCGGCAGAGGGAATTACAATGAACAGCCCGAAAAATATCAATATCCATGCCGACCAAAAGATCAACCTAAGCGGTACACAAGGTGTCTTGATTCAGGCTGCTGCCGGAGATGTAAGCCTCACTGGTATCAATATTAAACAGGAAGCTGAAAGCCAGTTTTCGGCCGAGGGATCGATGACCGTTCAGATCAAAAGTGGGATGGAACTGAGCCTGAAAAGTGCAATGATTATGATCAACTAATTTAAATAAGGAGCGATGCCAGCAGCAGCCAGATTAACTGATTTTCATATTTGCCCGATGGTGAATCCGGGGCCAGTGCCTATCCCTCATGTTGGGGGACCAGTTATTGGGCCGGGTTTGCCTACTGTATTGATTGGCGGACTTCCTGCAGCAAGAGTAGGCGACATGCTGACCTGCGTAGGACCACCTGACAGCATTGTAATGGGTTCCGCAACGGTACTGATTGGTGGAATGCCTGCTGCAAGAATGGGCGATCAAACCGCCCACGGCGGGTCCATCATGATCGGTGCATTGAATGTAATGATCGGCGGTTAATTCATCGAAAATAACATGGAAAAAGAAAT
It contains:
- a CDS encoding PAAR domain-containing protein, producing the protein MPAAARLTDFHICPMVNPGPVPIPHVGGPVIGPGLPTVLIGGLPAARVGDMLTCVGPPDSIVMGSATVLIGGMPAARMGDQTAHGGSIMIGALNVMIGG
- a CDS encoding DUF4255 domain-containing protein; translated protein: MINRALKFTSDALDQFLINRFALDESKVVMNKVIDSNGQVPMLNQNKIIVSLINIERETAKAYHIRNHPVSNGSFVNINPAERFNLDILMSANFDDYSESLKFLNAVILFFQVNTSLSVNNSSAFPIGLDKLEFDIEKLTYQQMHSLWTAMGAKYQPSVVYKMRLLTIQGFESDGFATSVSTMVNQVTQ
- a CDS encoding phage tail protein, producing MASNNYPLGFYFMLSLKGDDAAFQEVSGLSKELGIEEVVSGGENRFKYRLPTTSSSQNLVLKRALVPGGSDLVDWCITCIDGGLGSAIQTNDVSLSLLDASGDILVMWTFHKAYPIKYSVSDLKSQENAIVIESMELAYTYFDISESTNVSNLYD
- a CDS encoding phage tail protein, which encodes MADDGSAQGATWPMPKFRFEVDLGTELKGVGFQEVSGMDVENQVIEYRKSNSPLFSPEKMPGLVKYGNVTMKRGIFVNDNVFWDWHAEIKMNLIKRRTVLIKLLDEGGNVTMQWQLDNAWPTKISSTDLKSEGNEVAIDTLEIAHEQLTITNGK
- a CDS encoding CIS tube protein, which produces MGSLEPMKITGYTDEQFTKRFPGAPYLMMLNPESIKWQRSIEYNQQQAPDSSAPSQRYKSTPSDKLSFDVVIDCTGIVDPKRINMAKEISTLEQIIFTYNGTIHRPNFVKVQWGKDLVFNGVLTSFDISYTLFRPDGSPLRAKISLGFGQYIAPQTVKIQDQDESPDISHLVSVVEGLTLPELCEKIWNEENYYIQAARYNDLNKFRNLKGVEKLIFPPIIPKV
- the vgrG gene encoding type VI secretion system tip protein VgrG; its protein translation is MPSSSSNSANGSLATYTIKVAGNTIPDELSVLSVHIEKKVNRISSARIMILDGEPNTGTFEASSSSFFVPGNVISIEAGYDSANTVLFKGIITRQSIQIDNIIGSALEVECRDEAIKMIVGRKSLTFSQKKDSEVISSIINSYIGLSAEVSETTTVWPEQVQFYVTDWDFILSLSEMNGLIVTTLNGKVSVFEPGAKPDPVMTIGYGSGLIEFRADMNAVTQLESVKSSSWDYKNQMVASATAPNNYAGPGNISSKTLAEVLGLREYQIQTTAPVAAEELANWAKAQMLKTEYAKIQGEAKFQGTSLVDPGKYITLNGLGSRFNGNYLISGVNQELSEGNWITEISIGMSPLWFMEEPDVMAPAASGMLPGVRGLFNGTVKKIYDDPESQYRILVDVPLFDQTGQGIWARLANFYSTSGAGAFFLPEVGDEVVLGFLNEDPRNPVILGSMYSNPKRKPYQGLQPNEKNSIKAIVSKSNLSIEFDDEKKVLTIETPDKNTMIFSDQDKKITIKDEHSNSIELSAEGITMNSPKNINIHADQKINLSGTQGVLIQAAAGDVSLTGINIKQEAESQFSAEGSMTVQIKSGMELSLKSAMIMIN
- a CDS encoding phage tail sheath family protein, with the protein product MIESNIKSPGVYINEQNAFPNSVVSVATAVPAFIGYTPQAVYNGKSYVNVAHRITSFAEFQSIYCYPNPAPPASPAIQYNPEYYLVQQKSQPVDSGYMIINNSFYSILPDPNTIYYMYNSIQLFYQNGGGEAYIVSVGTYGRPSGQSIGVGEQIINPNVMLSQLQSGLALLLNEQEPTMYICPEATLLSPSENSTLMKSMLEQSQTMQTAICVFDLIGGRNPNPLTYSDDIDAFREATGQQGLDYGTAYYPFIGTTIMESTDMNYTNLFGGDVQPLDPLLNPPSNPNPTAATILHNIENPPGAPLTVSQYNNALINASKVYATIIKNVLAEANVLPASSGMAGVMTTVDDQEGVWQAPANTSIVSAVSLPINLSESQQGNLNVDPVSGKSINAIRFFNGIGILVWGARTLDGNSQDWRYISVRRTMIMIEQSCKLASQSYVFQPNVKNTWEAVKAMISSFLNTIWKEGGLQGASAADAFSVECGLGTTMTSDDILDGFMNVTVKVAVVRPAEFIVLTFQQEMPVSS
- a CDS encoding DUF5908 family protein, with product MAIEIRELIIKTEISVGDRNYLSGIKEEDLRQLKKQIMEECRKIIAERTKKTSYKR